The genomic stretch GATCCGGCGGGCGGCCTCCAGCTCGTCCGGGTCGATCCGGGTCGTGTCAGCCATGACGTAGAACGCCCCGTGGGGGGTGGGTGTGGGCAGGCCCAGGGCGTTCAGTCCGGCCACGATCACGTCCCGGCGCTCCTGATACGCATTTCGTGCCATCTCGATGAACCGCGCGGTCTCCTCGTGCTGCTCCAGCGCGGCCAGGGCGGCGTACTGCGACACGCTGCTGGCATTGCTGGTGCTCTGCGACTGGATGGCGTTCATGGCGGCGATCACGGCCTTCGGGCCGCCCGCGTAGCCGATGCGCCAGCCGGTCATGGCGTAGGCCTTGCTCGCGCCGTTGATGGTCAGCGTGTGCTCCGGCGCGTACCGCCCGATACTGACCTGTTCGGCCCCATAGACCAGATGCTCGTACATCTCGTCCGTGACGATCATCAGGTTGTGGCGCTGGGCGATCTGCGCTACAGCCTCCAGCACGTCCGGCGGGAAGACCGCCCCCGTGGGGTTGCCGGGGCTGTTCAGAATGATCATGCGCGTTCTGGCCGTGACCAGCGCCTCCAGCACGCCGGGATCGAGCTGAAAGCCGGACTCGGCCGTGGTGGGCACGGGCACCGGAACCGCGCCGGTGAACGCCACCATCTCGGGGTAGCTGACCCAGTACGGGGCCGGGATCAGTACCTCGTCGCCCGGGTTCAGCAGCGCAAAAAACGCATTGAACAGCGCCTGCTTGCCGCCGCTGGTGACCGTGACAGCGTCCGGCGCGTGCTCCAGACCGTTCTCGCGGGCGAACTTGGCGCTGATCGCCTCGCGCAGTTCCGCGATGCCGTTCACGGCGGTGTACTTGGTCTTGCCGCTCTCGATGGCGGCGATGGCGGCGGCCTTGACGTGCGGTGGCGTGTCGAAGTCCGGCTCGCCCACGCTCATGGAGATCACGTCGATGCCCTGCCGGCGCAGTTCCAGGGCGCGGCTGCTGACCGCGACCGTCGAGGAGGGCTTGAGGCTCTGGACACGCGCCGACAACGAGAAGGGGCCGCTCATACCCAGGAGGGTACAGGCGGCCCGGCGCGGGTAAGCCAGAACGTTTAGAAGCGGTACGTGACGCCGACGGCGAGCCCAGCCACAGGCAGGAATGGCAGCGACTCGTTGAATGATGACGACGTCTGAGTGCCCGAGTAGGCGATCCTGGCGCGCGCCTCGGCAAACCAGCCATACGATCCGCTGCCGAAGCTCCCCTTAATGCCTCCCACTCCACCAAACAACCAGACAGGGGCCAGGGAAGGCCCGCTGAGGTCACCCAGCACACCCACGCTGGGACCGCCATATACGTTCAGGCCGGAACCGTTCCCGGAGAACAGCACGTCAGCCGTGACGGAGTATGCCAGTGCCGGATCAGACCCGACACTCAGCGCGATGAGGCTGCCCAGGCCTCGCACATCAACGGCTAC from Deinococcus sp. AB2017081 encodes the following:
- a CDS encoding pyridoxal phosphate-dependent aminotransferase; translation: MSGPFSLSARVQSLKPSSTVAVSSRALELRRQGIDVISMSVGEPDFDTPPHVKAAAIAAIESGKTKYTAVNGIAELREAISAKFARENGLEHAPDAVTVTSGGKQALFNAFFALLNPGDEVLIPAPYWVSYPEMVAFTGAVPVPVPTTAESGFQLDPGVLEALVTARTRMIILNSPGNPTGAVFPPDVLEAVAQIAQRHNLMIVTDEMYEHLVYGAEQVSIGRYAPEHTLTINGASKAYAMTGWRIGYAGGPKAVIAAMNAIQSQSTSNASSVSQYAALAALEQHEETARFIEMARNAYQERRDVIVAGLNALGLPTPTPHGAFYVMADTTRIDPDELEAARRILDDARVAVVPGTDFGAPGQVRLSYATSLEQIREVLARLGTLVEG